The following coding sequences lie in one Allochromatium vinosum DSM 180 genomic window:
- the nspC gene encoding carboxynorspermidine decarboxylase: MTDLATPYYLIDESRLQRNLEIIRQVRERSGAKSVLALKCFSTWCVFDLMRQYLDGTTSSSLYEARLGYETFGGETHAYSVGFSRDEVLAVREFADKLIFNSLSQLRRFHPDVAGLNLGLRVNPGISYSNFDLADPARRYSRLGVSDKAALAEVAPWLKGLMFHFNCENPDVDNIRASLETLGREYGELLHRMEWVSLGGGLSFTQDGYALDAFCEALRAFSRTFDIQVYLEPGEAAVTQSTELVTTVLDVVHNEVDIAIIDASLEAHMLDHLIYRTHPRLASPPPGEHRMMVAGRTCLAGDVFGDFKLAAPLQVGDEVRIADAGGYTMVKVNWFNGVAMPAIVVRRLDGTLERVRSFGYDDFKRSLS, from the coding sequence ATGACAGACCTGGCCACACCCTATTATTTGATCGACGAATCCCGGCTCCAGCGCAATCTTGAAATCATCCGGCAGGTGCGCGAGCGCTCCGGCGCCAAGTCGGTGCTGGCGCTCAAGTGTTTCTCGACCTGGTGCGTGTTCGATCTGATGCGCCAGTACCTGGACGGCACCACCAGCAGTTCGCTCTACGAGGCGCGTCTGGGGTACGAGACGTTCGGCGGCGAGACCCACGCCTACAGTGTCGGCTTTTCGCGCGACGAGGTGCTGGCGGTGCGCGAGTTCGCCGACAAGCTCATCTTCAACTCGCTGTCGCAGCTGCGGCGCTTCCATCCGGACGTGGCGGGTCTGAACCTGGGACTGCGCGTCAATCCGGGCATCAGCTATTCGAACTTCGATCTGGCCGATCCGGCGCGGCGCTATTCGCGGCTGGGCGTCAGCGACAAGGCGGCGCTGGCCGAGGTCGCACCCTGGCTCAAGGGGCTGATGTTCCATTTCAACTGCGAGAACCCGGACGTCGACAACATCCGTGCCTCGCTTGAGACCCTCGGGCGCGAATACGGCGAGCTGCTGCATCGAATGGAGTGGGTGAGTCTCGGCGGCGGGCTGTCCTTCACCCAGGACGGCTATGCGCTGGATGCCTTCTGCGAGGCTCTGCGCGCGTTCAGCCGGACGTTCGACATCCAGGTCTATCTGGAGCCGGGCGAGGCGGCCGTCACCCAGAGTACCGAGCTTGTGACCACCGTGCTCGACGTGGTGCACAATGAGGTCGACATCGCCATCATCGACGCCTCGCTGGAGGCGCACATGCTCGACCATCTCATCTATCGCACCCATCCCCGACTCGCCAGCCCGCCGCCCGGTGAGCACCGGATGATGGTTGCCGGACGCACCTGTCTGGCCGGTGACGTCTTCGGTGACTTCAAACTGGCCGCACCGCTGCAAGTCGGCGACGAAGTACGCATCGCCGATGCCGGCGGGTACACCATGGTCAAGGTCAACTGGTTCAATGGCGTGGCCATGCCCGCGATCGTGGTGCGTCGGCTCGACGGCACCCTGGAGCGGGTGCGTTCATTTGGCTATGACGACTTCAAGCGCAGTCTGTCCTGA